A single Pieris rapae chromosome 2, ilPieRapa1.1, whole genome shotgun sequence DNA region contains:
- the LOC110995198 gene encoding tubby-related protein 4 isoform X3: MHLHFERNVNAKCDCSILSLSWMGKVPDELPEEEGWKLNRNNYYQEGWLATGNVRGVVGVTFTSSHARRPHELPLRTNYNLRGHRSDVILVKWNEPYQKLASCDSSGVIFVWIKYEGRWSIELINDRSTPVTHFSWSHDGRMALICYQDGFVLVGSVAGQRYWSSMLSLDARITCGCWTPDDSQVYLGTASAQLVVMDVHGAMVSQVQLVAEGGITSMAWSCEKFKMEEGEETTETNGGHVLAVALGSGDIVLMRGHDDVSTIRIGTGLRGNTLAMEWANSRELLAVAGTLVPECGEAEDTPPFKNILKFYSDTGTLIYTVPIPYTQARVTSLTWGHAARRLFVSAGGAVCTARVWRVVAPLQLLARVRAAAALRHPRLAAKLPLPPRLQPALASLFAHTIRCNVPETSELRRFVSRPPSAGGRLHCTMLRHDDEEAGAYTLYLEHLGGLVPLLKGRRTSKIRPEFVIFDPQAEEGTIPVTRESSSSSAGSSSSGSAPSPRAPNTPRTRRARLSQEDSCSSDTEREEAGCSGSPRLQRRRRARERRKSRNSTDKDETPDELAYIDSLPEDVRLVEVTSNIWGTKFKMHGLAKNVPANLGQVTYKTSLLHLQPRQMTLTITELRDDYPVGPDPNFNPNIFSEDEEDVFQSSDNNSPTHSNNNIRRKFNPSILTERTGNPTITQADSSNNNTPNPAIARAESYEEFPFIDTSDAMNNVPENIYATSIRHAPQATERRVNNPTTLPNRHAISPLRCESSVPTLQSPKNAVAPTDIIFERPSPQAVTCGGRGDFYGGRTDYSVRGDSVSLKGNLSNNEHQSFNLNLSLEPSRQVTIKKCDNHVTDNCLSKIRKNICSRGESASFEMNTRILKSLCNKNFEHEVHPDAMCKRNETLKNLQKGEDLKYIDEETPVDTTINNITEKPREERRVQRTTTVVPISPVCANVPMYDTMTRSCSVGYLDLVDPQVLHAQVSLSALRGEPPRRLILVNNKRHRRPRRYFKNDMKAVETTKMTLKKCGKSRSLDSSELSITADKGKKKSDLNSKVEESHSSRCNSEDNSGTSTEEGKGRRSRRDYPVCTVCRLVSPYDKRDVETDTYVCVACSTRATPVAPPAPPPLTDSDSDYSKYYS, encoded by the exons ATGCATCTACATTTTGAGAGGAATGTCAATGCTAAATGCGATTGCTCGATTCTCTCGTTGTCGTGGATGGGAAAGGTACCTGATGAACTGCCAGAG GAGGAAGGCTGGAAGCTGAATCGAAACAACTACTACCAAGAAGGGTGGCTGGCGACTGGCAATGTGCGCGGCGTTGTGGGGGTAACATTTACGTCATCACATGCGAGACGACCCCACGAGTTACCTTTGCGAACGAATTACAATCTACGAGGACATAGATCGGAT GTTATACTGGTGAAATGGAACGAACCCTATCAAAAGTTGGCGTCATGCGATAGTTCCGGAGTTATCTTTGTATGGATCAAGTATGAAGGCCGGTGGAGTATCGAGCTGATCAATGACAGGAGTACACCCGTCACCCACTTCTCTTGGTCACATGATGGCCGGATGGCACTTATCTGTTACCAg GATGGTTTTGTCCTGGTGGGTTCCGTGGCGGGCCAGCGGTACTGGTCATCCATGTTATCGTTGGATGCAAGGATCACTTGTGGATGCTGGACACCTGATGATAGCCAGGTTTATTTGGGCACCGCCTCTGCGCAGCTTGTCGTCATGGATGTTCATGGAGCAATGGTTTCGCAG GTGCAACTGGTCGCTGAAGGTGGGATCACTTCCATGGCGTGGTCTTGTGAGAAGTTTAAAATGGAAGAAGGGGAGGAGACAACTGAAACTAACGGGGGTCATGTTCTAGCTGTAGCTCTTGGTAGTGGAGACATTGTTTTAATGCGGGGACATGATGATGTAAGCACTATTCGGATAGGCACAGGATTAAGGGGCAATACGCTGGCTATGGAATGGGCTAATTCGAGAGAGCTGTTGGCCGTCGCTGGAACCCTGGTACCTG aatGCGGCGAAGCAGAGGACACACCGCctttcaaaaatattctaaagttCTACTCAGACACAGGGACTCTTATCTACACAGTGCCTATACCATACACACAG GCGCGAGTGACATCGCTAACATGGGGTCATGCAGCGCGGCGTCTATTCGTAAGTGCGGGGGGAGCGGTTTGCACCGCGCGGGTCTGGAGAGTTGTGGCACCGCTTCAACTCCTTGCAAGAGTTCGTGCCGCTGCAGCTTTGAGGCATCCCAGACTGGCTGCAAAACTCCCATTACCCCCGAGACTTCAACCCGCATTGGCTAGCCTCTTCGCGCACACTATTCgg TGTAACGTGCCAGAAACAAGTGAGTTACGTCGTTTTGTATCACGGCCGCCATCGGCTGGTGGTCGACTACATTGCACTATGTTGAGACATGATGATGAAGAGGCTGGAGCATACACTTTGTATTTGGAACATTTAGGCGGATTGGTGCCTTTACTAAAAGGGCGACGAACAAGCAAGATTAGACCGgagtttgttatttttgatcCGCAAGCTGAAG AGGGTACCATACCAGTAACTCGCGAATCAAGTAGTAGTAGTGCGGGTAGTTCATCAAGTGGTAGCGCGCCCTCCCCCCGCGCGCCTAACACGCCCCGCACTCGCCGTGCAAGACTCTCGCAAGAGGACTCTTGTTCGTCTGATACCGAAAGGGAAGAGG CAGGTTGTTCGGGATCACCACGCTTGCAGCGACGGCGTCGTGCACGTGAACGACGCAAATCTCGGAATTCAACTGATAAAGACGAAACTCCAGATGAACTTGCCTACATCGATTCATTGCCAGAG gATGTTCGATTAGTGGAGGTTACATCGAATATTTGGGGGACAAAGTTTAAAATGCACGGCCTCGCTAAAAACGTTCCCGCAAATCTAGGACAAGTCACTTACAAAACTTCTCTATTACATTTGCAGCCGCGGCAAATGACTTTGACGATTACGGAACTAAGGGATGACTATCCTGTTGGACCCGACCCTAATTTCAACCCCAACATATTCTCCGAGGACGAGGAAGATGTGTTTCAATCTAGTGACAATAATTCACCTACCCAttcgaataataatataaggagAAAGTTCAACCCTTCAATTCTTACCGAACGAACTGGAAACCCGACAATAACGCAAGCGGATTCGTCCAACAATAACACGCCGAACCCGGCAATAGCTAGGGCAGAATCCTATGAAGAATTTCCTTTCATTGATACGAGTGATGCTATGAATAATGTACCAGAAAACATTTATGCAACGTCTATAAGGCACGCGCCTCAAGCTACCGAAAGAAGAGTGAATAACCCTACAACCTTGCCAAACAGACACGCTATATCTCCTCTAAGATGTGAAAGTTCTGTCCCTACTCTACAGTCTCCCAAAAACGCGGTAGCTCCAAccgatattatttttgaaagacCTTCCCCTCAGGCGGTTACATGCGGCGGAAGAGGAGATTTCTATGGCGGTAGAACTGACTATAGTGTCAGAGGTGACAGCGTATCTCTTAAAGGAAATTTGTCTAATAATGAACaccaaagttttaatttaaacctaaGCTTAGAACCTAGCAGACAAGTAACTATTAAGAAATGTGATAACCACGTGACAGATAATTGTCTATCTAAAATACGGAAAAACATTTGCAGTAGAGGCGAATCGGCATCGTTTGAAATGAACactagaatattaaaatcgcTATGTAATAAGAATTTTGAGCATGAAGTCCATCCAGATGCGATGTGTAAGAGAAATGAGACTTTGAAGAATTTGCAGAAAGGAGAAGATCTGAAATACATTGACGAGGAGACGCCAGTGGATACgaccattaataatattacggAAAAGCCAAGAGAAGAGAGAAGAGTTCAAAGGACCACCACAGTTGTTCCCATTAGTCCTGTCTGTGCAAATGTTCCAATGTACGATACTATGACACGAAGTTGTAGTGTCGGCTACTTAGACTTAGTTGACCCACAAGTTCTCCATGCTCAGGTTAGCCTATCTGCCTTAAGAGGAGAACCGCCTCGCCGCCTCATACTTGTTAACAACAAACGGCACAGAAGACCGAGAAGATACTTTAAGAACGACATGAAGGCTgttgaaacaacaaaaatgaCTTTGAAAAAATGCGGGAAATCACGAAGCTTGGACTCCAGTGAGTTATCAATTACCGCCGATAAGGGCAAGAAAAAGAGCGATTTGAATTCAAAGGTAGAGGAATCGCATTCGAGCCGGTGTAATAGTGAAGACAATAGCGGAACAAGTACGGAGGAAGGGAAGGGACGAAGGTCGCGAAGGGACTACCCGGTGTGCACAGTGTGTAGGCTCGTGTCTCCGTATGATAAGAGAGATGTTGAAACGGATACATATGTGTGCGTGGCGTGTAGTACGCGTGCTACGCCCGTTGCGCCGCCCGCTCCGCCACCGCTTACCGACAGTGACTCCGATTACAGCAAGTATTATAGTTAG